A genome region from Neofelis nebulosa isolate mNeoNeb1 chromosome 14, mNeoNeb1.pri, whole genome shotgun sequence includes the following:
- the FOXH1 gene encoding forkhead box protein H1 encodes MLPSPTDDSSLLLPPLPSPFHPNDKGSGPPDPRASGPQPCLTLHCPIALCRPRGQAPAHVACLPCMGPCSNPRLGLPGSESSSQPPKRRKKRYLRHDKPPYTYLAMIALVIQAAPSRRLKLAQIIRQVQAAFPFFRDDYEGWKDSIRHNLSSNRCFRKVPKDPAKPQAKGNFWAVDVSLIPAEALRLQNTALCRRWQSRGVRGAFAKDLGPYVLHGWPYRPPSPQSHPSPQPPPSPQQPPSEGFSIKSLLRDPREGVPQSSPGHTGSGHSGEKVVPAPPLPSERPLWPLCPLPGSKKTDRETNSQGGTSRPSPLSPEHRAWPLHLLQGSPDAGGLSGGSHRASLWGQLPTSYLPIYTPNVVMPLARLPPTSCPQCPPSTSPAFWGVAPETHAPPGLLWDLDALFQGVPPNKSIYDVWVSHSQDPAASSPGWLLSWYSL; translated from the exons atgctcccctcccccaccgacGATTCGTCCCTCCttttgcctcccctcccctcccccttccatccGAATGATAAAGGGTCTGGCCCGCCAGACCCGCGGGCCTCAGGCCCTCAGCCCTGCCTCACGCTACATTGCCCCATTGCCTTGTGCCGTCCACGGGGCCAGGCCCCTGCCCACGTTGCTTGCCTCCCCTGCATGGGGCCCTGCAGCAACCCACGCCTGGGGCTTCCTGGGTCGGAGTCGTCATCGCAGCCCcccaagaggaggaagaagagatacCTGCGTCATGACAAGCCCCCCTACACCTACTTGGCCATGATTGCCTTGGTGATCCAGGCCGCACCCTCCCGCAGGCTGAAGCTGGCCCAG ATCATCCGTCAGGTCCAGGCTGCATTCCCCTTCTTCAGGGACGACTACGAGGGCTGGAAGGATTCCATCCGCCACAACCTCTCCTCCAACCGATGCTTCCGCAAG gtgCCTAAAGATCCTGCGAAACCCCAAGCCAAGGGCAACTTCTGGGCAGTCGACGTGAGCCTGATCCCGGCCGAGGCGCTGCGGCTGCAGAACACGGCCCTGTGCCGTCGCTGGCAGAGCAGGGGCGTGCGGGGAGCCTTCGCCAAGGACCTGGGCCCCTACGTGCTGCACGGCTGGCCCTACCGGCCGCCCAGTCCTCAGTCGCATCCCAGTCCTCAGCCACCACCCAGTCCTCAGCAGCCGCCCAGTGAGGGCTTCAGCATAAAGTCTCTGCTAAGGGACCCCAGGGAGGGGGTGCCACAGAGCAGTCCGGGTCACACAGGATCTGGGCACAGTGGGGAGAAGGTGGTGcctgctccacccctgccctctgaGAGGCCTCTGTggcccctctgcccccttcccggGTCCAAAAAAACAGATAGGGAGACCAATTCGCAGGGGGGAACCAGCAGGCCTTCACCCCTCTcccctgagcacagagcctggcccctCCACTTACTGCAGGGTTCCCCAGATGCTGGGGGACTGTCTGGTGGCAGTCACAGGGCCTCACTTTGGGGGCAGCTGCCCACCTCCTACTTGCCCATCTACACTCCCAATGTGGTAATGCCCTTGGCTCGGCTACCACCCACATCTTGTCCCCAGTGCCCACCTTCTACTAGCCCAGCCTTCTGGGGGGTGGCCCCTGAAACCCATGCCCCGCCAGGGCTGCTCTGGGATCTAGATGCCCTCTTCCAGGGGGTGCCACCCAACAAGAGCATCTACGATGTGTGGGTTAGCCACTCCCAGGATCCAGCTGCTTCCAGCCCAGGCTGGCTACTCTCCTGGTACAGCCTGTGA